A single window of Desulfovibrio sp. G11 DNA harbors:
- a CDS encoding imidazoleglycerol-phosphate dehydratase, which produces MTTAPRTSTQARTSAETDIRLELNLDGQGKTDIRTGFGLLDHMLTLTFFWAGMDLTLVCEGDMQVDAHHTAEDVGMTLGKALLEALGDRAGIARVGYGRVPMDEALAEVTVDLSGRPWLEWRGDELLPPVLAGEEKDLWREYYKALASGARCNLHVDMRYGKNGHHLLESAAKGLGLALAHAVRRHGTTIRSTKGGLD; this is translated from the coding sequence ATGACCACCGCCCCGCGCACTTCTACGCAGGCGCGCACCAGCGCCGAAACCGACATCCGCCTTGAACTGAATCTGGACGGTCAGGGCAAGACAGACATCCGAACCGGATTCGGCCTGCTGGACCATATGCTCACCCTCACGTTCTTCTGGGCAGGCATGGACCTGACCCTTGTCTGCGAGGGTGACATGCAGGTGGACGCTCACCACACGGCCGAGGACGTGGGCATGACCCTTGGCAAGGCCCTGCTCGAAGCCCTGGGGGACAGGGCGGGCATTGCCCGCGTGGGTTACGGCCGTGTGCCTATGGACGAGGCCCTTGCGGAAGTTACCGTTGACCTTTCAGGCCGCCCCTGGCTTGAGTGGCGTGGCGACGAACTGTTGCCCCCCGTACTCGCCGGGGAGGAAAAAGACCTCTGGCGTGAATACTATAAAGCCCTTGCCAGCGGCGCGCGCTGCAATCTGCATGTGGACATGCGCTACGGCAAAAACGGGCATCATTTGCTGGAATCCGCCGCCAAGGGCCTGGGCCTTGCCCTGGCTCATGCAGTGCGTCGGCACGGCACAACCATACGCAGCACCAAGGGAGGTCTTGATTAA
- the tatC gene encoding twin-arginine translocase subunit TatC, with the protein MGLMDHLGELRMRLVRCCIAVIVGFFACWAVVDPIFDVLVNPLLAVLPKGSHAIYTTLPEGFFTRMHIAFVAGVFVSSPVIFYQIWSFIAPGLYEEEKKYIIPIAIMSALFFICGGAFCYFVVFPYAFSFFVSFATEEIVAMPKVSDYLSFVLKLILAFGIIFEMPLFAFFLARMGVVTAAMMRQARRYAILGIFIVAAILTPPDVVSQLLMACPMLILYEISIWVAAAFGRKPKTEKDADDGGQEKTDADAASDAKTANASEKA; encoded by the coding sequence TTTTGCCTGCTGGGCCGTGGTGGATCCCATTTTTGACGTGCTGGTCAATCCCCTTCTGGCCGTTTTGCCCAAGGGTTCACACGCCATTTACACCACCTTGCCCGAAGGATTTTTCACCCGCATGCACATTGCCTTTGTGGCGGGTGTTTTTGTATCCAGCCCGGTGATTTTCTACCAGATATGGTCATTCATCGCGCCCGGCCTGTATGAAGAAGAAAAAAAATACATCATCCCCATTGCGATAATGTCTGCCCTGTTCTTCATCTGCGGCGGCGCGTTCTGTTATTTTGTGGTTTTTCCCTATGCCTTCAGTTTCTTTGTGAGCTTTGCCACCGAAGAAATCGTGGCCATGCCCAAGGTGAGCGACTATCTGAGTTTTGTGCTCAAGCTCATTCTGGCCTTCGGCATTATTTTTGAAATGCCGCTTTTTGCCTTCTTTCTCGCACGCATGGGCGTTGTCACCGCTGCCATGATGCGGCAGGCGCGGCGTTATGCGATTCTGGGCATCTTTATTGTAGCGGCCATTCTTACCCCGCCCGATGTGGTCTCACAACTGCTCATGGCCTGCCCCATGCTTATCCTGTATGAAATAAGCATCTGGGTGGCGGCAGCCTTTGGCCGCAAACCCAAAACTGAAAAAGATGCCGATGACGGCGGGCAGGAAAAGACAGACGCAGACGCTGCATCGGATGCAAAAACCGCCAACGCTTCGGAGAAAGCATGA